In Effusibacillus pohliae DSM 22757, the DNA window CGCGATTTCCCGCCTGGCAGGCCGGTTCGCGGGCAGTCGGCTGTCCAAGTGGCTGATTCCGATCTACGCGCGCCACTTTCAGATCGATTTGCAGCAAGCGGAAAAACCGCTCGAGGCATATCAAACGCTGACCGAATTTTTCACCCGGAAATTGAAAAGCGAATGCCGGCCGATCGCGGAAGGAGAGCGGGTGCTGGTATCGCCGGTCGACGGGGTGGTGTCGCAATCGGGGCCGATTCGGAATGGCACGCTGTTACAGGCGAAAGGAGTCAGCTATTCGCTGGAACAATTGCTGGGTGATCGGCAAAAGGCCGAATCGTACGAAGGCGGAGTTTTTTTGACAATTTACTTGTCGCCGCGGGATTACCACCGCATTCATACCTGCCTGAAAGGGACCGTCACCGGCTATTCCTACATTCCTGGCACACTGTTCCCGGTCAATCCGTTCGGCGTCCGCAACATCCCGGGCCTGTTCGCCAAAAACGAACGGTTGACGACGTACATCGCCACCCCGTTCGGCGAATATGCGATCGTCAAGGTGGGAGCGACCATCGTCGGTTCGGTGCAGGTGGTGTACGACGAAAAACTCACTACCAACGTGCGGCATGGCCGCATGACGCATGCAACCGTTGCCGGGCCTACTTTGGAAAAAGGGGCGGAACTCGGCCTTTTCCGGTTCGGTTCGACCGTCATCTGCCTGTTCCAGCCGGGCATGGTGCAG includes these proteins:
- the asd gene encoding archaetidylserine decarboxylase (Phosphatidylserine decarboxylase is synthesized as a single chain precursor. Generation of the pyruvoyl active site from a Ser is coupled to cleavage of a Gly-Ser bond between the larger (beta) and smaller (alpha chains). It is an integral membrane protein.): MNDRFRLTLLRLLPTHAISRLAGRFAGSRLSKWLIPIYARHFQIDLQQAEKPLEAYQTLTEFFTRKLKSECRPIAEGERVLVSPVDGVVSQSGPIRNGTLLQAKGVSYSLEQLLGDRQKAESYEGGVFLTIYLSPRDYHRIHTCLKGTVTGYSYIPGTLFPVNPFGVRNIPGLFAKNERLTTYIATPFGEYAIVKVGATIVGSVQVVYDEKLTTNVRHGRMTHATVAGPTLEKGAELGLFRFGSTVICLFQPGMVQLDDLQEGQFVQMGQRIGEIAPVQAADR